One Nicotiana tomentosiformis chromosome 4, ASM39032v3, whole genome shotgun sequence genomic window carries:
- the LOC138909536 gene encoding uncharacterized protein, whose product MGNIEEVIKKIMVDNQNQPTAIRNLEQQMGQLAKKVLSKNRKQVTFSEKQLTTDVESKTAKEVENPIEEAVAMQPQPIIAKPPRPFPQRLQKVKDNVAYKKFLDILKQVQISIPLVDILQEVPKYAKYIKEIVANKRKLIVFETVALTEECSSRIQNKLPPKLKDPGSFTIQISIGKHVVGRALCDLGASINLMPLFVFQQLGLGDLRPTMVVLQLVDRSLASPEGVIEDVLVQVGTFIFPADFIILDYEPDQEVPFILGRPFLATGHAIIDVYEGQMTMRVGDNVETDIEELQTIDFSVTDGTIAEEPGLVVVTVTGVGNAATEVPPIWGGELIEEVDAFGVTFHFVFVCRLGAVSVPKVEAEVSRSNLEKRNWCSTE is encoded by the exons ATGGGTAATATTGAGGAGGTGATCAAGAAGATCATGGTTGATAATCAGAATCAACCTACTGCTATTCGAAATCTAGAGCAACAGATGGGGCAACTTGCCA AAAAAGTGCTATCGAAAAATAGAAAGCAAGTGACATTTAGTGAAAAACAACTCACCACAGACGTCGAATCGAAAACTGCAAAGGAGGTAGAGAATCCAATTGAAGAGGCCGTGGCAATGCAACCACAACCAATTATTGCGAAGCCACCACGTCCGTTCCCTCAGAGATTGCAGAAAGTGAAAGATAATGTAGCGTACAAGAAATTCCTTGATATTTTGAAACAAGTGCAGATTAGCATCCCATTGGTGGACATTCTACAAGAAGTGCCAAAGTATGCAAAGTATATCAAGGAAATTGTGGCAAACAAGCGCAAACTAATAGTGTTCGAGACTGTAGCACTCACTGAGGAGTGTAGTTCCAGAATTCAGAATAAGTTGCCTCCTAAATTGAAGGACCCAGGAAGCTTCACAATTCAAATTTCAATTGGGAAACATGTGGTTGGGCGAGCATTGTGTGATCTTGGGgcgagcataaacttgatgccgtTGTTTGTGTTTCAACAGCTAGGGTTGGGAGATCTTCGACCGACTATGGTAGTATTGCAATTGGTAGATAGATCATTAGCCAGCCCTGAGGGCGTCATTGAAGATGTGCTGGTCCAAGTGGGCACATTCATATTCCCAGCTGATTTTATCATCCTGGATTATGAGCCTGATCAGGAAGTCCCATTTATTTTGGGACGACCATTTCTAGCCACGGGTCACGCAATTATTGATGTATATGAAGGACAAATGACCATGAGAGTGGGTGATAATGTGGAG ACTGATATAGAGGAGCTTCAGACGATTGATTTCAGTGTTACTGATGGCACTATTGCGGAAGAGCCAGGACTCGTCGTCGTGACTGTAACGGGTGTGGGGAATGCTGCGACTGAGGTTCCTCCTATTTGGGGGGGCGAGCTAATTGAGGAAGTTGATGCGTTTGGTGTCACATTTCATTTTGTTTTTGTTTGTAGATTAGGGGCAGTCTCAGTACCCAAAGTTGAAGCTGAGGTGTCACGCTCAAACCTCGAGAAGCGCAattggtgctcaaccgagtga
- the LOC104090460 gene encoding agamous-like MADS-box protein AP1, with protein MGRGKVELRRIENKVNRQVTFSKRKGGLVKKAHEISVLCDAEVALIIFSHKGKLSDYSSDSCMEKILDRYERYSYAERRFLASNSESSSENWSLEYTKLKAKIDLLQRNHKHYLGEDLESLSLKDLQNLEQQLDSALKAIRSRKNQLIHESISELQKKEKAIREENNTLTKKIKDKEKRIGQQAEWEEQNHHVPTSTSFLFPQTIPCLNTRGNFQGGEAEARRNELDLNLDSLYPSHLGCFAA; from the exons ATGGGAAGAGGAAAAGTGGAACTGAGGCGTATAGAGAATAAGGTAAATAGGCAAGTGACATTTTCAAAGAGGAAAGGTGGTTTAGTGAAGAAAGCTCATGAAATCTCAGTGCTTTGTGATGCAGAGGTGGCTTTGATTATTTTCTCTCACAAAGGGAAGCTCTCTGACTACTCTTCTGATTCTTG TATGGAGAAGATTCTTGATCGATATGAAAGATACTCATATGCAGAGAGACGCTTTCTTGCGAGCAATTCTGAATCATCATCA GAGAATTGGAGCTTGGAATACACAAAACTCAAAGCTAAGATTGATCTTCTGCAAAGGAACCACAA GCATTATTTGGGAGAAGATCTGGAGTCGTTGAGCTTGAAGGACCTCCAGAATTTGGAGCAGCAGCTTGACAGCGCTCTTAAAGCTATTCGATCCAGAAAG AATCAACTCATACATGAATCTATCTCTGAGCTGCAGAAGAAG GAAAAGGCAATACGGGAGGAAAATAACACGCTAACGAAGAAG ATCAAAGATAAGGAGAAGAGAATAGGACAGCAGGCTGAATGGGAAGAGCAAAATCATCATGTCCCTACTTCAACGTCTTTTCTCTTCCCACAAACAATTCCATGCCTAAACACCAG AGGCAATTTCCAAGGGGGAGAAGCAGAGGCAAGGAGGAATGAGCTTGACCTAAATCTTGATTCTTTATATCCAAGCCATCTTGGATGCTTTGCTGCTTGA